The region AAATCCGCCAGGTTTGTAAGAAAAAGGATTATGGCTTTGGTAGGTGAAACCCTCTAATGGTTTATCGCTTACATAAACACCATCCCCATAGCCACTGAATTCTGTTCCCGGAGCACCATATTGCAGGTAATATTTTCCATTATGCTTGGTCATCCATGCACCTTCTATAAAAGGCGGCAAAAAGGTATTGTCATTATATTCCCCGAATCTTTCCCAGCCGTGTTCTGAAGGTTCTAATCCTAAGAGAGGTTTTACATAACCTTCGGATTGTAAGGTCTTGGTATTAATCTCCGTTCCCAGAATAGGATAGGCGTTACTGGAACCCCAATATAGATAAAGTTTGTCTGTATCTTCATCATAATGGAAGGCAGGATCCCATGCACCTACTTTAAATTCTTTTACTGCAATTTCCCAATTGTCTTTGGTTGGATCTGTACTTTTCCAGATAGGGAAATCAGGATTATGAGTAGAACCAATAACATACATGGCATCTTTCATTACAAAGACAGCGGGTGCACACAACTCATCATATACCTTATGTTGTGGAAGAAGGAATTTACGGGAAACAAATTTCCAGTTCAGCATGTCGTCACTCCACCAATAGCCCCATTGGTTTGTAGAAAACATAAAGTATTTTCCTTTGAAAGTTACAATTACCGGATCTGCAGTGGCTCTGTGCTTTCCCTGTGTTGCGAAATTAGGAATAGGGGTGTAACCATAGTCTACATTGACGGGGTTAGCATAGGTTTTTTGCTGGGCATTGGCTATAAATACTGAAAGTATTGCTGCTCCGAAAAGAATCTTCTTCATAAAACTAGTATATGCAATCAAAGATAAAGGAAATCAGAATAATGTAAAGTATTAAAAATGCTGATACATGAACTTTTGTTGTTAAATAGAATGTTCATAAACAAAAACCGCAGGAAAAATCCTGCGGAGTAGTTCATTAAGAGTAGTAAAAAAATTAAGATTTAACTTCAGATCCCATCCCTTCACTTGAAGATTTAAACTTAAGATCGGGAAAGCTATGAATCTGATATTTATTCCTTACATCGATTTCTTTTTTCAGATTTTCATAACTTTTAGCTTCATCTATGGTCATATTTTCAAACCAATAAACTTTTAGCACATTATTCTGATCGAAAACCTGTTTAGCTTTTTCAGCATCACTGTCGGTTTTGATCACAACGCTGGCCATATAGTTAGCATTCACATCTTCGTTCAGATATACAATATAATCTGAATTACTAAATCCGGAGTTTTCCAGGTCGGTCTCCAGTTTTTTGTAGTCGCGTTGATTATTAAATAATCCGGTTATGATATTAGACATGGCAAAGATTTTTTTAATCCTCTATAAAGTTATTAAAAAATATTATATAATACTAAGAAAATATTATTCGATGCGTTCATTCTTTATTTCTTCTACAATCTCAGGATTTAGTAATGTCGAGATATCCCCGAAATTGCTGAAATCCCCTTCGGCAATCTTTCTTAAAATCCGTCTCATAATTTTTCCTGAACGGGTTTTTGGAAGTGCAGATACAAATTGAATTTTGTCCAGTTTGGCAATTGGACCAATGCTATCAGCAATCAATAGATTGATTTCTTTTTTCAAATTATCTTTGTCTCGGTTTTCGCCTGTTTCTTTAAGAATTACATATCCATATAATGCATTTCCTTTAATATCGTGAGGATAACCTACGATCGCAGATTCTGCAACAGCAGGATGAAGGTTGATGCTGTCTTCAATTGGTGCAGTGCCCAGATTGTGCCCCGATACGATAATAACATCATCTACGCGTCCTGTAATACGGTAATAGCCAACCTCATCTCTTAATGCGCCATCACCTGTGAAATACTTACCAGGGAAAGCTGAGAAATAAGTCTCTTTATAACGTTGATGGTCTCCCCATATTGTACGTGCTATTCCCGGCCACGGAAAGCGGATACAAAGATTTCCGGTAACCTGATTCCCGGTAATTTCGTTACGTTTATCATCCATTAGCACTGGCTGAACTCCTGGCAAAGGTAAAGTCGCGTAGGTAGGTTTAGTAGGTGTAACAAATGGGATAGGGGATATAAGGATACCACCTGTTTCTGTTTGCCACCAGGTATCTACAATCGGGCATTTTTTCTTTCCTACATGGTCATTGTACCAATGCCATGCTTCATCATTAATAGGCTCACCAACTGAACCGATAACTCTTAAGCTACTAAGGTCATGCTTGTCCACCCATTCGGAATTTTCTTTAGCCAGAGAACGGATAGCTGTTGGCGCGGTGTAAAACTGAGTTACTTGATGTTTCTCTACTACCTGCCAGAAACGGTCTGCTTCCGGATAGCTAGGAACTCCTTCGAAAATAATAGTTGTAGCACCATTACACAGCGGACCATATAATATATAAGAGTGCCCAGTAATCCAGCCTATATCTGCCGTACACCAGTAAATGTCATTTTCCTGATAATCGAATACATTCTTAAAAGTATAAGCGGTATACACCATATAACCGGCGCATGTGTGCAACATACCTTTTGGCTTACCAGTAGAGCCTGATGTATAAAGTATGAATAAAGGATCTTCAGCATCCATTACTTTGGTAACAAAATCAGAAGATGCTTTTTCATAATAATCATTTAACCAGAAATCTCTTCCTTCTTTCATTTTAACTTCAGTATTGGTACGCTTTATGACTAATACTTTTTCAATATTGGTTTTATGATTATCTAAGGCTTCGTCTACAATACCTTTAAGGTCAAGTGCCTTGTTTCCTCTGTAGCTGCCATCTGAACATACAATAACTTTAGCACCACAATCCTGTGCTCTGGAAGCTATAGCGGAAGAAGAGAAGCCTGCAAAAATAACAGAATGTACAGCTCCCATTTTTGCACAAGCCAACATTGTTACAGCCAATTCGGGAATCATAGGTAAGTATATGCATACACGATCACCTTTCTGTACTCCCATTTCGGTTAGTACATTGGCCATTTTACATACTCTTTCATGTAAATCTTTATAGGTAATATGCTGAGCCTCTTCTTTAGGATCGTTAGGTTCCCAGATGATAGCTGTTTTATCTCCTCTTTCGTTAAGATGCCTGTCCAGACAGTTTTTAGTAATATTTAATTTTGCATTTTTAAACCATTTGATGTCGGCTTCCTCCATATCATACTCAAGTACTTTACTCCACCTTTGGTACCATACGAAGTTTTCATCTGCAATTTTGTCCCAGAATTTTTTAGGGTTTTTAATGGATTTTTTATACTGTTTAAAATAATCAGGAAGGTTATGCACCTTATAGTTGTTACTCATGGATTATAGATTTTTGTTTTTAATCAATTCGAAGAAGAAAGTTAGTGATTTTTCAGTAATTCCAGATATAACTTTTCTGTTAATATGCCTTTTAAGCGGATAAATCTTTTATAACCAATATTTATGATAAAATTTAACCTTTTTTAAGGAGTATTATTTGTTTAGCATTAAAATTTTGTTGTATATTTGCACCCAATGGAAACATTGCACCCTACTATACAAGTACAAGACGTGAAATTTGATGGCTTACCAGCCATAAAGATATTTATTTTTTAAAACGAAGGCTTTTTGGTCTTCGTTTTTTTTATGTTTAAACTATAGATAATATGCTAACAATAACCGAACTAAGTACAGAAAAGATTGAAAAAATTCTCGAAGAAGCTGCTGAATTTGCTAATGGTAAACAGGCTAAAATTGTAGGTGATTGCTTTTGCGCAAACATGTTCTTTGAAGACAGTACCCGTACCAAAACAAGTTTTGATATGGCTGAAAGAAAACTCGGACTACAGGTTGTACCTTTTGAAGCAATGACCAGTTCGGTTAATAAAGGAGAAAGTTTATATGACACTGTAAAGACAATGGAATCTATAGGTGTGAACCTTGTAGTAATTCGTCATAAAGAAGATCATTACTTCGATCAGTTAGAAAACATCCATATTCCTATTATTAATGGAGGAGATGGTAAAGGAAACCATCCAAGCCAGTCAATGCTGGATTTGCTAACAATCAAACAAGAATTTGGCAGCTTTGAAGGATTAAAAGTTGGAATTGTAGGAGATGTAAAGCATAGTCGTGTGGCTAATTCTAATGCACAGGCTCTAAGAAAGCTTGGCGCAAAGGTTAGTTTTTCCGGTCCATCCAAATGGTTTGATGAAGGTGCAATTATCAATGGTACTTATCAGCCACTGGATGAGTTGATAAAAAATGTAGATGTACTAATGCTTCTGAGGATTCAGCATGAAAGGCATGATGATAAGATGAGTTACACAGATGCAGAATACCACAAGAGATACGGATTGACATTAGAGCGTGAGCAGACAATGAAACCTGATGCTATTATTATGCATCCGGCTCCAATCAACAGAGGTGTTGAAATAGATGATACATTGGTTGAGTGTAAGCGTTCCAGAATTTTCACTCAGATGAGGAACGGTGTTTTTGCAAGGATGGCGATTTTAAAAAGTGAACTTGAAGCAAAAGGATATACATTCAAGACCATATAATAAATAACAAAGGAGATAATTTAATATAAAATATAATGTACAGCAGACAGTGTACATTATACTGTAAAATAAAATGAAGAAAAAGCTAATATTAGAAAGCGGCGAAGTTTTCCACGGGGTGGGATTCGGTGCCAATGTAGACACAGAAGGAGAAGTAGTTTTTAATACCGGTATGTCCGGCTATCAGGAACTTATTTCGGATCCTTCATATTGTGGCCAGATCGTATGTATGACATATCCGTTAATCGGTAATTACGGCATCAACAGAGACGATTATGAATCTATCGAACCAGCCATGAAAGGATTAATTGTAAAGGAGGTTTGCGATTTTCCTTCTAATTTCCGTAGCCAAATGGATTTGGATGAATTCTTTAAACACAAGAATCTGAGTGGAATTTCCGGAATCGATACCAGAAAGCTAACGAGACTTATTCGTAGCAAAGGGGTTGTTAAAGGAAAAATTGTAGATGAGAATGCAGATGAACAAGCTATTGTTGAAACGCTAAAAGCAACAACATTCCCAACTAACCAGATTGAAGCTGTATCTACCAAAACCAATTATGCAAGCCCGGGACGTGGATTAAAAGTAGTTTTAGTAGACTTTGGTGCAAAACTGGGAATCCTTAGAGAACTTACTCAGAGAGATTGTGATGTAACAGTAGTATCTCAGGACGTTACTGCAGAAGAAATCATGATGATTAACCCGGACGGGATTATGTTGTCTAACGGACCTGGTGACCCTGAAGATGTACCACACGCTCTTGAAATGATCAGAGGTCTTTTAGGAAAAGTTCCAATCTTCGGAATTTGTATGGGACATCAGCTGATAAGCTTAGCTTGTGGGGCGAAGACATTCAAATTGAAATTTGGTCACAGAGGAGGAAATCACCCTGTATTAGACCTTAAAACAAATAAAGTAAGCATTACCTCTCAAAACCATGGTTATGCTGTAGATCAGGAATCTTTAAAGAATACTGATCTTGAAGAAACTCACATAGCACTAAATGACAGAACCAATGAAGGCGTAAAACACAAAATACACCCTTGCTTCTCAGTTCAGTATCACCCGGAAGCTAGTCCAGGTCCTGAAGATGCAAACTATCTGTTTGATGAGTTTATTGATATGATGAATGAATTCAAGAATCAAGAATCAAGAGCCAAGAACTAAGATAATAGCACCATGCATAATTTTGAGAAACTAATTTTTTGGCAAAAGTCCATTTCATTAGCGAAGCAAGTTTATATTGTTTCCCAAATGATAGCGGAGAGCGAAAAATTTGGAATTATTTCTCAAATGAAAAGAGCGGTTATTTCCATCCCTTCAAATATAGCTGAAGGTGCTGGACGAAACAGTAACAAAGAGTTTAACCACTTTTTAGCAATTGCTTTAGGTTCTGCTTTTGAATTACAAACTCAACTCATTCTGGCTAAAGAATTAGATCTTTTATCAGAAGAATGTGTACTTGAGTTATTAGAAGATGTTTCTGAAGTTCAGAAAATGATTTATTCATTTAAAAATAATTTAAAATAAAACATCTGGAATCTTGAGACTTGGTTCTTGATTCTAGTATCTAAAAAATTAAAAATGGCAAAACGTACAGATATAAAAACTATTTTGGTAATTGGTTCCGGACCTATTATCATCGGACAGGCGGCAGAATTTGACTATGCAGGAACGCAGGCTTGTTTGGCACTGAAAGAAGAGGGATACCGAGTAATATTGGTGAACTCTAACCCTGCAACAATTATGACAGACGTAGAGATTGCTGATAAAGTGTATATAGAGCCTATCTCTCTGGAATTTGTAAGCAGAATTATCCGTAAAGAAAGACCAGATGCTTTACTTCCTACTTTAGGAGGGCAGACAGGTCTTAACATGGCAGTAGAACTTGAAAAATCAGGAATTTTAGAAGAATGCAAAGTAGAAGTTTTAGGAACTAAACTTTCAGCAATTAATCAGGCTGAAGACCGTGACTTGTTCCGTGAACTAATGAGAGAACTGAACGAACCGGTTCCTGAATCTGAAATTGTAACAACAATACAAGGTGCATTAGAATTTGCTCAGAATATCGGTTACCCGGTAATCGTAAGACCAGCCTTTACACTTGGTGGAACAGGTGGTGGTATTGCATCTAACGCTACAGAGTTAAAAGAGATTACAGCTAATGGTCTTAAATACAGCCCGGTTACACAGTGTCTTATTGAGAAATCCATTGCCGGATTCAAGGAAATAGAATACGAGGTAATGCGTGATGCAAACGACAATGCCATCGTAGTTTGTAACATGGAGAATATCGACCCGGTAGGTATCCACACAGGAGACTCTATTGTAGTGGCTCCTTCCCAGACCTTATCCGACAGAGAATATCAGCTTCTTAGAAATGCTTCACTGAAAATTATCCGCGCTCTGGGAATTGAGGGGGGATGTAATGTACAGTTGGCTTTAGACCCGCATTCATTCGACTACTATATTATCGAGGTTAACCCAAGAGTTAGCCGTTCATCAGCTTTAGCATCAAAAGCTACAGGATATCCGATTGCTAAACTGGCTGCAAAAATCGCAGTTGGTCTTACACTGGACGAAATGATGAACCCGGTTACGGGTAAAACTTATGCTTGCTTCGAGCCTGCATTAGACTACGTGGTAACCAAAATCCCTCGCTTCCCGTTCGATAAATTTGAAACAGCAGACAGAAAGCTTTCTACACAGATGAAGGCAACAGGAGAGGTAATGGCAATTGGAAGAAATTTCGAAGAGTCTATTATGAAGGCTATCCGCTCTCTGGAAACAGGACTTCAGCACCTAGGACTGAAAACTAAAGCAGCAGAAGCTTTAACTCCGGCTGATATCGAAAGAAGAATCCGTGTAGCCGACGACGAGAGAATGTTCATTATAGGAGATGCATTAAGAAGAGGTTACTCATGGGAGCAAATTGTAGAGTGGAGTAAAATAGATAAGTTCTTCGTATGGAAATTCAAAAAACTTATAGACTTCGAAAAAACAATTGCTGAGAATGTTAAAAATGCTGAAGTTCTAAAAGAAGCTAAGAAACTTGGATTCTCTGATGTGAACATCGCTCACCTTTGGAATGTAACTCAGGATGAGGTTTACGAATTCCGTAAGGAAAACGGTATCATCCCGGTATATAAAATGGTTGACACTTGTGCAGCAGAATTCGAATCAGAAACGCCTTACTTCTACGGAACATATGAGGAGGAAAACGAAAGTGTTGTGACAGACAAAGAAAAGATCATCGTATTAGGTTCAGGACCTATCCGTATCGGACAAGGGGTTGAATTCGACTACGCAACGGTACACTCTGTATGGGCGATTAAAGAAATGGGTTACGAAGCCATCATTATCAACAACAACCCGGAAACTGTTTCTACTGACTTCTCTATCTCGGACAAATTATACTTCGAACCATTGACGGAGGAAGATGTAATGAGCATTATCGACCTTGAAAAACCTAAGGGAGTTGTAGTACAGTTTGGTGGTCAAACAGCGATTAACCTTGCAGATAAATTAGCTAAACATGGTGTTCAGATTCTGGGGACTTCATTAGAAGATCTTGACAGAGCTGAGAACAGAGATAAATTCGAACAGGCACTTCAGGAACTTGGAATTCCGCAACCATTAGGAAAAACATGTTTCTCTAAAGAAGATGCCGTTAAAATTGCTAATGAAATCGGATATCCGGTTTTAGTACGTCCAAGCTACGTATTAGGAGGACGTGCAATGGAAATTGTATACCAGCAAAGTGAACTGGAACATTACATGGAATTTGCTGTAGAAGCAAGCCCGGAGCAGCCGGTACTAATCGACCGTTACTTAACAGGTAAAGAGGTTGAAGTAGACGCTATCTGCGATGGAGAAACAGTAGTAATTCCGGGAATTATGGAACATATTGAAAGAGCAGGAGTACACTCCGGAGATTCTATCGCAGTTTATCCACCACAAAATATCTGTCAGGAAAATCTTAATGATCTGGTAGACTACACCATCCGCCTTGCAAAAGGACTTAAAGTAGTTGGATTAATGAACATTCAGTACGTACTAAGCGAAGGAAATGTATATGTAATCGAGGTTAACCCAAGATCCAGCCGTACAGTACCATTCTTAAGTAAAATTACGGAAGTACCGATGGCAAATATCGCTACAAAAGCAATCCTTGGTAAGAGTCTTAAAGAACAAGGCTATGAAAATGGTCTGGTACCAAACAAAGAAGGAATCTTTGTAAAAGTACCGGTATTCTCTTTCAGCAAGCTTCACAAAGTAGATATTACCTTAGGACCTGAGATGAAGTCTACTGGTGAGGTAATGGGTAAAGATATTACTCTGGAAAAAGCACTGTATAAAGGTTTAATCGCTGCAGGAAGAAAAGTGCCATTACATGGAGCAGTATTGTTCACTGTAGCGGATAAACATAAGCCAGAAGCATTTGATTTAGCTTCCAGATTTGCGAATATTGGCTACAAGATTTATGCAACAAACGGAACAGCTAAATACTTCGAAGAAAACGGAGTTCGTGCTGAAGTGGTAAATAAAGTAGACGACTCTGCTGAAGAAGATTTAATCGACCTGATCCAGAAAGGCGGAATCCAGTTTGTAGTAAATACGATGACTAAAGGAAAAGAGATCGAAAGAGATGGTTTCCGAATCCGTAGAGCAAGCGTTGAAAACGGTGTACCATGTTTAACATCCATGGATACTGTAGAAGCTTTGGTAAAAGTAATAGAATCTATGACTTTCCAGATGCAGGAAATGTAATCAACAACTCATTGATAAATAAAAAGCTGCTAAGTAATTAGCAGCTTTTTTATGGTACATAATTAAATAAGATTCTTTATTATTTCAAAGACCAATAAAACATTTCTTTGTCCATTTCTGTTTCTACGAAATTTAATTTTGTAAGTAATAGTGCAGAAGCATAATTATCAATATAGCTTCGTGCGGTTATTTCTTTAATAATTCCGGTTGAAAAAGCCCATTGGATAAGTGCATTAACAGCTTCTTCTGCATACCCTTGTCTTCTTTCTTCTTTTTTTATTCCGTAACCTATATCTGCATTTTGCTCTGCACTGTTGTAGCCTTTAAAACCAGCATCACCAATTACTTCTTTGGTATCTTTTCGGATAATCATCCAGGACTCGAATCCGGTAGGTCCATTCACCAAAGATAAATTATTCAAGATTCGGGGAAGTGTTTCCAGAAAATCTGTATCAGGCCAATTTATTCCTCTCTTTATGTTTAATGTGTCCAGATCACTGTAGTTATTATTCAAAATATTTTCGCACATTTCTTTTGTAAACGGAATAAGGATTAATCTGTCGGTTGTAAGTTGTTCAATCTGTAGTTTTTCAGCTTTCATAAATTATAAAAATACGCTTGATAACGCGGTTCAAAACTACTCATTTAATTTTAAGATGAATAAAGGTATTTTGTAATTTATATTTCAATAAAAGAAAACCTGTTTTTATTCGGGCGTTTGCAAAATGTTTTTTACTTTTAAATAAAAATTTCCTAATGAAAAAACTCGCCTTTAGTTTAGCCTTATTTGCAAGTGTTCTGGCTTATTCGCAGTATACTTTACCAGTTGCCAGCCCAAGAGCCGCTACTGAGCAACAATTCTCAGTTTCCAAAATCAAAGTTGATTACGGAAGACCTTTCCTTAACGGAAGAAAAATTTTTGGTGGTTTAGAACCTTATGACAAAGTATGGCGTTTAGGAGCTAATTCTGCAACCTTAATTTCATTTGGGCAGGATATTTTATTTGGTGACAAATACATAAAGGCAGGGACCTATGCCTTTTATGCTATTCCTAAAGCTAAAGAATGGGTTCTTATCCTGAATAAAGGTGTCGGAAACTGGGGAGCATACGATTATAAAGAAAACGATGATGTTGCAAGAATAACCGTTCCGGTTAAAACACTTACGAGTAAAACAGAAGTTTTTACTATTAACCTTACACCAGTTAATGCTTCGCAAACAGATATTGAGATTTCATGGGACGATGTTCAGGTAAAGCTGCCTGTAAAAGTTGCCAATGAATCGGCTGTTAATCTTATTGCTGAACAGCTGAAGAGTATTAAGAAAATCGACAGTGACGCAAGAAAAACTGCAGAGAAAAAATAAAATATACAGGCGGGCGGAAGCCCGCTTTTAACTTTAAAAATAATGACAAACCAAATGACAACTGTACCTATTCCTGAAGTTCTGGAAAATGATGATGTAAGACTGGTTCTGGTTAATGATTCAGATTTTGAAAAGATTTATGAAATAGCCTCTGATCCTAAGGTATGGGAACAACATCCGAGTCCGACCCGATATCGGAAAGAAGTATTCAGAACCTTTTTTCAGGGCGCTTTAGAAAGCCATGCTGCTTATCTTATCTATGATAAAAAATCCGGAGAATTGGCAGGGAGCACTCGCTTTTATGATTATAATGAAGAAGATAACAGTATTTTTATAGGCTATACTTTCTATGCAACCAAATTCTGGGGAACCGGAATCAATCCAAAAGTAAAACATCTGATGATGGATTATATATTTCAGTATGTCGATAAAATAAATTTCCATGTAGGTGAAGATAATAAACGCTCGCGTATTGCTATGGAAAGATTGGGAGCTAAACTAAAAGAAATTGTAAGAGTTGCCTATTTTGGCGAGCCTGATCGTATTAATGCATGGTATGTTATAGACAAACCTGAGACTGGTAACTAAATATATTTATTTCTGTAATTATTAATTTTTAAAGTGGATTTTCGTTTAAAGATATTCTGTTCAGCAGCAGAACAGAAAAGTTTTACCAAAGCAGCGCAACTCAACTTTATCACTCAGCCTGCAGTTACCAAAAATATAAAAGAACTGGAAGGAGAGCTTGGAGTTAGCCTTTTCGAACGTAAGAATGCAAGGGTTGAATTAACTCAGGCCGGAAAAGTATACTATGAATATGCACAGCAATTGCTGAAAGTATATGAAGAAGCTCAGTATAAAGTAAATGAGCTGAAAGGAAGCTTTAATGGAAGGCTGAATATAGGGGCAAGTACTACAATCGGACAGTATATACTTCCGAAGGTCTTGGCTGAGTTCAAGCGGAAACATCCTCAGATTATCATCCAGATGCTGAATGCCAATACAGAGGAAATCGAAAAAGAATTACAGGAAAGCAAAATTGATTTAGGCTTTATCGAGGGACATTCCGGAAAGTCCAGTTTGAAATATGAGCCTGTAATGGATGATGAAATTGTCGCTGTTGTACAC is a window of Elizabethkingia anophelis R26 DNA encoding:
- the acs gene encoding acetate--CoA ligase, whose translation is MSNNYKVHNLPDYFKQYKKSIKNPKKFWDKIADENFVWYQRWSKVLEYDMEEADIKWFKNAKLNITKNCLDRHLNERGDKTAIIWEPNDPKEEAQHITYKDLHERVCKMANVLTEMGVQKGDRVCIYLPMIPELAVTMLACAKMGAVHSVIFAGFSSSAIASRAQDCGAKVIVCSDGSYRGNKALDLKGIVDEALDNHKTNIEKVLVIKRTNTEVKMKEGRDFWLNDYYEKASSDFVTKVMDAEDPLFILYTSGSTGKPKGMLHTCAGYMVYTAYTFKNVFDYQENDIYWCTADIGWITGHSYILYGPLCNGATTIIFEGVPSYPEADRFWQVVEKHQVTQFYTAPTAIRSLAKENSEWVDKHDLSSLRVIGSVGEPINDEAWHWYNDHVGKKKCPIVDTWWQTETGGILISPIPFVTPTKPTYATLPLPGVQPVLMDDKRNEITGNQVTGNLCIRFPWPGIARTIWGDHQRYKETYFSAFPGKYFTGDGALRDEVGYYRITGRVDDVIIVSGHNLGTAPIEDSINLHPAVAESAIVGYPHDIKGNALYGYVILKETGENRDKDNLKKEINLLIADSIGPIAKLDKIQFVSALPKTRSGKIMRRILRKIAEGDFSNFGDISTLLNPEIVEEIKNERIE
- a CDS encoding aspartate carbamoyltransferase catalytic subunit, with translation MLTITELSTEKIEKILEEAAEFANGKQAKIVGDCFCANMFFEDSTRTKTSFDMAERKLGLQVVPFEAMTSSVNKGESLYDTVKTMESIGVNLVVIRHKEDHYFDQLENIHIPIINGGDGKGNHPSQSMLDLLTIKQEFGSFEGLKVGIVGDVKHSRVANSNAQALRKLGAKVSFSGPSKWFDEGAIINGTYQPLDELIKNVDVLMLLRIQHERHDDKMSYTDAEYHKRYGLTLEREQTMKPDAIIMHPAPINRGVEIDDTLVECKRSRIFTQMRNGVFARMAILKSELEAKGYTFKTI
- a CDS encoding carbamoyl phosphate synthase small subunit, translating into MKKKLILESGEVFHGVGFGANVDTEGEVVFNTGMSGYQELISDPSYCGQIVCMTYPLIGNYGINRDDYESIEPAMKGLIVKEVCDFPSNFRSQMDLDEFFKHKNLSGISGIDTRKLTRLIRSKGVVKGKIVDENADEQAIVETLKATTFPTNQIEAVSTKTNYASPGRGLKVVLVDFGAKLGILRELTQRDCDVTVVSQDVTAEEIMMINPDGIMLSNGPGDPEDVPHALEMIRGLLGKVPIFGICMGHQLISLACGAKTFKLKFGHRGGNHPVLDLKTNKVSITSQNHGYAVDQESLKNTDLEETHIALNDRTNEGVKHKIHPCFSVQYHPEASPGPEDANYLFDEFIDMMNEFKNQESRAKN
- a CDS encoding four helix bundle protein — its product is MHNFEKLIFWQKSISLAKQVYIVSQMIAESEKFGIISQMKRAVISIPSNIAEGAGRNSNKEFNHFLAIALGSAFELQTQLILAKELDLLSEECVLELLEDVSEVQKMIYSFKNNLK
- the carB gene encoding carbamoyl-phosphate synthase large subunit; the protein is MAKRTDIKTILVIGSGPIIIGQAAEFDYAGTQACLALKEEGYRVILVNSNPATIMTDVEIADKVYIEPISLEFVSRIIRKERPDALLPTLGGQTGLNMAVELEKSGILEECKVEVLGTKLSAINQAEDRDLFRELMRELNEPVPESEIVTTIQGALEFAQNIGYPVIVRPAFTLGGTGGGIASNATELKEITANGLKYSPVTQCLIEKSIAGFKEIEYEVMRDANDNAIVVCNMENIDPVGIHTGDSIVVAPSQTLSDREYQLLRNASLKIIRALGIEGGCNVQLALDPHSFDYYIIEVNPRVSRSSALASKATGYPIAKLAAKIAVGLTLDEMMNPVTGKTYACFEPALDYVVTKIPRFPFDKFETADRKLSTQMKATGEVMAIGRNFEESIMKAIRSLETGLQHLGLKTKAAEALTPADIERRIRVADDERMFIIGDALRRGYSWEQIVEWSKIDKFFVWKFKKLIDFEKTIAENVKNAEVLKEAKKLGFSDVNIAHLWNVTQDEVYEFRKENGIIPVYKMVDTCAAEFESETPYFYGTYEEENESVVTDKEKIIVLGSGPIRIGQGVEFDYATVHSVWAIKEMGYEAIIINNNPETVSTDFSISDKLYFEPLTEEDVMSIIDLEKPKGVVVQFGGQTAINLADKLAKHGVQILGTSLEDLDRAENRDKFEQALQELGIPQPLGKTCFSKEDAVKIANEIGYPVLVRPSYVLGGRAMEIVYQQSELEHYMEFAVEASPEQPVLIDRYLTGKEVEVDAICDGETVVIPGIMEHIERAGVHSGDSIAVYPPQNICQENLNDLVDYTIRLAKGLKVVGLMNIQYVLSEGNVYVIEVNPRSSRTVPFLSKITEVPMANIATKAILGKSLKEQGYENGLVPNKEGIFVKVPVFSFSKLHKVDITLGPEMKSTGEVMGKDITLEKALYKGLIAAGRKVPLHGAVLFTVADKHKPEAFDLASRFANIGYKIYATNGTAKYFEENGVRAEVVNKVDDSAEEDLIDLIQKGGIQFVVNTMTKGKEIERDGFRIRRASVENGVPCLTSMDTVEALVKVIESMTFQMQEM
- a CDS encoding GNAT family N-acetyltransferase gives rise to the protein MKAEKLQIEQLTTDRLILIPFTKEMCENILNNNYSDLDTLNIKRGINWPDTDFLETLPRILNNLSLVNGPTGFESWMIIRKDTKEVIGDAGFKGYNSAEQNADIGYGIKKEERRQGYAEEAVNALIQWAFSTGIIKEITARSYIDNYASALLLTKLNFVETEMDKEMFYWSLK
- a CDS encoding DUF2911 domain-containing protein: MKKLAFSLALFASVLAYSQYTLPVASPRAATEQQFSVSKIKVDYGRPFLNGRKIFGGLEPYDKVWRLGANSATLISFGQDILFGDKYIKAGTYAFYAIPKAKEWVLILNKGVGNWGAYDYKENDDVARITVPVKTLTSKTEVFTINLTPVNASQTDIEISWDDVQVKLPVKVANESAVNLIAEQLKSIKKIDSDARKTAEKK
- a CDS encoding GNAT family N-acetyltransferase, with amino-acid sequence MTNQMTTVPIPEVLENDDVRLVLVNDSDFEKIYEIASDPKVWEQHPSPTRYRKEVFRTFFQGALESHAAYLIYDKKSGELAGSTRFYDYNEEDNSIFIGYTFYATKFWGTGINPKVKHLMMDYIFQYVDKINFHVGEDNKRSRIAMERLGAKLKEIVRVAYFGEPDRINAWYVIDKPETGN
- a CDS encoding LysR family transcriptional regulator yields the protein MDFRLKIFCSAAEQKSFTKAAQLNFITQPAVTKNIKELEGELGVSLFERKNARVELTQAGKVYYEYAQQLLKVYEEAQYKVNELKGSFNGRLNIGASTTIGQYILPKVLAEFKRKHPQIIIQMLNANTEEIEKELQESKIDLGFIEGHSGKSSLKYEPVMDDEIVAVVHRNHPLFLQEEISINELKEQDFVLRENGSGSLDVIADIFNKNQISLKDLKVQAQLGSTESIKTFLEYSDCIGFLSIHSLRNELLSGTFKVLEIENFNIKRQFNAVYKHGNFDGISKLFLDFFFINNHKL